One Nyctibius grandis isolate bNycGra1 chromosome 17, bNycGra1.pri, whole genome shotgun sequence genomic window carries:
- the AURKAIP1 gene encoding small ribosomal subunit protein mS38, protein MLISQLTSQLLKTSRIAGHLLPRSVSSFLCYHSTSAHYSTQPSNKSGAQPQRSYALDPELEEVLIPRKLSISPLESWLTVRYSLPKAEVLNAQEEVGYEPLQRYDCPPSDEGADVEEGGGTLSNNLQCKNVLKIRRRKMNRHKFKKLLKRRKFVRRRIKEGRKKKRQIKFEKDLERIWKRAGLKSPPAGWQTPKIFLKSSKR, encoded by the exons ATGTTAATATCACAGCTGACTTCGCAGTTACTGAAGACTTCACGAATTGCAG gCCACCTTTTGCCAAGGTCAGtgtcttcctttctttgctaTCATTCTACATCTGCGCACTATAGCACACAGCCTTCTAACAAGAGTGGAGCCCAACCTCAGCGGTCGTATGCTCTGGACCCTGAACTGGAAGAGGTGCTGATCCCCAGAAAACTTTCCATCAGCCCCTTAGAAAGCTGGCTGACAGTTAGATACTCCCTTCCCAAGGCAGAAGTCCTTAATGCTCAGGAAGAAGTGGGCTATGAACCTCTCCAGCGATATGACTGTCCCCCATCTGATGAGGGAGCTGAtgtggaggaaggaggaggaacacTTAGCAACAATCTTCAGTGTAAGAACGTTCTGAAGATTCGCAGGAGGAAAATGAACCGGCACAAGTTCAAAAAGCTGCTAAAGCGAAGGAAGTTTGTACGGAGGAGGATAAAGGAAGGTCGCAAGAAGAAACGTCAG ataAAATTTGAGAAAGATTTGGAGCGCATCTGGAAAAGAGCTGGTTTGAAAAGTCCTCCTGCAGGATGGCAAACACCCAAGATATTTCTGAAAAGCTCAAAGCGATAA